One Negativicutes bacterium genomic region harbors:
- a CDS encoding DUF2971 domain-containing protein gives MSLNEKEFYTQQNEKAKAHDSYYHFTNLETLAHIVSDRSIRLSQLKKFNDPIEEERALPLYKNKVFTLCFTHHSTETIPMWKIYANDKMGLSLRFDHLDFLEDKNNYLAIEKGWEVRDVKLLDVLYDDDLSKFEFNARKDGEDSGDAVYSTCIGFAKTKIWEYEQETRLRCYIDVGKGKPSVSISKSKSGISRKYNYPNFDYIFCTLPPQVLHEMKVVFNPFMDSVRKDIVKATVKMFLPDYPNHNFLNSRLEGRIR, from the coding sequence TTGAGTTTGAATGAAAAAGAGTTTTACACCCAACAAAATGAAAAAGCAAAAGCGCATGACAGCTATTATCATTTTACCAACTTGGAAACACTCGCTCATATTGTCTCTGATCGATCGATCCGATTATCCCAGTTAAAAAAATTCAATGATCCCATCGAAGAAGAACGAGCACTGCCCCTGTATAAAAATAAAGTATTCACACTTTGTTTTACACACCACAGTACAGAAACAATTCCCATGTGGAAAATTTACGCGAATGATAAAATGGGGTTGTCCCTGCGGTTTGATCACCTGGACTTCCTGGAAGATAAAAATAACTATTTGGCAATCGAAAAAGGTTGGGAAGTTCGGGATGTCAAATTGCTGGATGTCTTATACGACGATGATTTATCCAAGTTTGAATTCAATGCGCGCAAAGACGGCGAGGACAGCGGCGACGCAGTTTATTCGACCTGCATCGGTTTCGCTAAAACGAAGATCTGGGAATATGAGCAGGAAACGAGACTGCGCTGCTACATTGATGTCGGCAAAGGCAAGCCCTCGGTTTCGATCAGCAAGAGTAAATCCGGAATCAGTAGAAAATACAACTACCCCAATTTTGATTATATCTTCTGCACACTGCCGCCTCAGGTGCTGCACGAGATGAAAGTGGTTTTTAATCCGTTTATGGATAGTGTGCGTAAGGATATCGTCAAAGCTACCGTGAAAATGTTTCTTCCTGATTATCCCAATCATAATTTTCTGAATAGCCGTCTGGAAGGCAGAATTCGCTGA
- the cdaA gene encoding diadenylate cyclase CdaA, whose product MERILAIFADFSLLDAVDVLIVSIAISSLIMMIRNTRAIQLVKGLLYVLLAFAVSSFLELKAIGWLMDKILTLGIVAIPIVFQSELRKVLEELGRGTFFHKQTADQIQINQMFTEIIKAVDTMSAAKTGALIVLERKTGLREYMETGVELDSLVTSQLLLNIFYKNTPLHDGAVMIRNNRIVAAACYLPLSANPEIAQELGTRHRAGIGITEQSDCLTIIVSEETGAVSLAKAGKLIRYLDGKMLGELLQQTYFEAENTLQAALPAWLRWGGKKDE is encoded by the coding sequence ATGGAGAGAATTCTGGCGATTTTCGCTGATTTTAGTTTACTCGACGCAGTTGATGTGCTGATCGTCTCCATCGCCATATCCAGTTTGATTATGATGATTCGCAATACGCGAGCCATTCAACTGGTCAAAGGATTGCTCTATGTCTTGCTGGCTTTTGCCGTCAGCTCGTTTCTGGAATTGAAAGCGATCGGCTGGCTGATGGATAAGATTTTGACCTTAGGCATTGTCGCTATTCCTATTGTTTTTCAATCCGAGCTGCGTAAGGTTTTGGAGGAATTGGGCCGCGGTACTTTTTTTCATAAACAAACGGCGGATCAAATACAAATCAACCAGATGTTTACTGAAATTATCAAAGCGGTGGATACGATGTCAGCCGCCAAAACCGGCGCTTTGATTGTTTTAGAACGGAAAACCGGCTTAAGGGAATATATGGAAACCGGAGTCGAGCTGGACAGTCTGGTTACCAGTCAGCTGCTGCTGAATATCTTTTATAAGAATACACCGCTGCATGACGGGGCTGTGATGATTCGGAATAACCGCATTGTTGCCGCTGCCTGCTATCTGCCGCTGTCCGCCAATCCGGAAATTGCGCAGGAATTGGGCACGCGACATCGGGCGGGGATTGGCATCACCGAACAATCCGATTGTCTGACCATTATTGTATCCGAAGAAACGGGTGCCGTGTCTTTAGCCAAAGCAGGCAAATTAATTCGTTATCTGGATGGCAAAATGTTGGGCGAATTGCTGCAGCAGACTTATTTCGAAGCAGAGAATACCCTGCAGGCTGCCTTGCCGGCCTGGCTGCGCTGGGGAGGGAAAAAAGATGAATAA
- the glmM gene encoding phosphoglucosamine mutase, whose amino-acid sequence MARLFGTDGVRGIANTILTPELAFQLGRAAAAVLTPQQEKPTILVGKDPRSSGEMLEAALAAGMMSNGAQVISLGIVTTPAVAYLTKQMAVQAGAMISASHNQVEDNGIKFFSHDGYKLPDRTEDAIEAYLCRDQDVSLRPTGAAVGSWQRNDTAIQLYLHHLRQSIAGIRLDGLHIVLDCANGASAPLAADLFRSVGAKITTLHAKPNGANINLDCGSTHPASLQKAVKQMGADFGFAFDGDADRCLAVDADGNLVDGDQIMAMLALHLKQKGSLKKNTLVITVMSNLGLKKAMAEHQIELQITAVGDRYVLETMLAKGYNLGGEQSGHIILTDFSTTGDGMLTGLQIAAMLKESKATMREKAEVLHKFPQVLLNCKVEDKQAAMRNTVFSQAVAEETAALGERGRILVRSSGTEQLIRIMVEA is encoded by the coding sequence ATGGCAAGATTATTTGGTACGGACGGAGTCCGCGGTATTGCAAACACGATATTAACACCGGAATTGGCATTTCAATTGGGGCGGGCGGCTGCGGCAGTGTTAACGCCGCAACAGGAAAAGCCGACGATTTTGGTAGGTAAAGACCCAAGATCTTCCGGAGAGATGTTGGAAGCAGCCTTAGCGGCGGGCATGATGTCGAACGGTGCGCAGGTGATTTCTCTTGGCATCGTCACCACGCCGGCGGTAGCCTATCTGACCAAGCAAATGGCGGTGCAGGCGGGGGCGATGATCTCCGCTTCGCATAACCAGGTGGAGGATAACGGTATTAAGTTTTTCTCGCATGACGGCTATAAATTACCGGATCGCACAGAAGATGCCATCGAAGCATACCTGTGCCGGGATCAGGACGTTAGTCTGAGGCCGACCGGCGCCGCAGTGGGCAGTTGGCAGCGAAACGATACGGCGATTCAACTTTATCTGCATCATCTGCGGCAAAGCATTGCCGGAATCAGACTGGATGGTTTGCATATCGTGCTTGATTGCGCGAATGGCGCCTCCGCTCCTCTGGCAGCTGATTTGTTCCGCAGTGTCGGTGCTAAGATAACGACGCTGCATGCCAAGCCAAACGGAGCGAACATTAATCTGGACTGCGGTTCCACGCACCCTGCCAGTTTACAAAAGGCAGTCAAGCAAATGGGAGCGGATTTCGGATTTGCTTTTGACGGGGATGCCGACCGTTGTTTGGCTGTGGATGCTGACGGTAATTTGGTCGATGGCGATCAAATTATGGCCATGCTGGCGCTGCATTTAAAACAAAAGGGCAGCCTGAAGAAAAACACATTGGTTATTACGGTAATGAGCAACCTCGGCTTAAAGAAAGCTATGGCAGAACATCAGATTGAGCTGCAGATTACAGCGGTGGGAGACCGATATGTTTTGGAAACAATGCTGGCTAAGGGATACAACCTGGGCGGAGAACAGTCCGGTCATATCATTTTAACTGATTTTTCCACAACCGGTGACGGTATGCTGACCGGATTACAAATTGCAGCCATGCTGAAAGAAAGCAAGGCGACAATGCGGGAGAAGGCTGAGGTGCTGCATAAATTCCCGCAAGTCCTGCTGAATTGTAAGGTGGAAGATAAACAGGCTGCCATGCGGAATACCGTCTTCTCTCAAGCGGTGGCAGAAGAGACAGCGGCCTTGGGCGAGCGGGGGCGCATTTTAGTACGGTCTTCCGGTACCGAGCAGCTGATTCGAATTATGGTTGAAGCGTAA
- the glmS gene encoding glutamine--fructose-6-phosphate transaminase (isomerizing), whose product MCGIMGYVGPKDALPIILDGLRCLEYRGYDSAGVAIIDAGKLNQLKSAGRLSELEAILKEKPLTGHIGIGHTRWATHGEPNNENAHPHLGSRGRITLIHNGVIENYKELRQELITKGIALLSQTDSEVVVNLLEETELPLMQALDVVLPRLRGAYALVMLDLWQPDRIVVARKDNPVVIGLGKGENYVASDIPALLPYTREMIFLNDGERAVITKEKVIFYQQDGGEIEKQPQEITWTAEAADKVGFEHYMLKEIHEQPKVLRETMRERMPNADGRKFFAEMDAFPWDWQQVNHIHIVACGTAYYAGMAGKYMIERVARIPVEVDMASEFRYREPILKTSDVVIIISQSGETADTLGALREAQRRGAKVLAVTNVMGSTVSREADFVVYTQAGPEIAVASTKAYISQLLIMLMLAFKLGNLRGQVTDTELALWMEKLRVLPYWVEKVLLQEKIIADWARQIAGYQNFFFIGRDLDYALALEGALKLKEISYIHAEAYAAGELKHGPLALISGGTPVVALTTQSRLVEKALSNIEVVKARGALVYHITNAEIISRSEDNEHILALPELDDLLMPILAIVPLQLLAYHAAVTKGNNVDKPRNLAKSVTVE is encoded by the coding sequence ATGTGTGGGATTATGGGTTATGTTGGACCAAAGGACGCACTGCCGATCATTCTCGACGGGTTACGTTGTTTGGAATATCGGGGGTATGATTCCGCCGGGGTAGCGATCATCGACGCAGGGAAATTGAACCAGCTGAAAAGCGCAGGGCGGTTATCGGAACTGGAAGCCATTTTGAAAGAAAAACCACTGACGGGGCATATCGGCATCGGTCATACCCGCTGGGCAACGCATGGCGAACCCAACAATGAAAATGCTCATCCTCATTTGGGCAGCCGCGGTCGGATCACGCTCATCCATAATGGTGTGATTGAAAATTACAAAGAATTACGCCAGGAACTCATAACCAAAGGAATTGCTTTGCTTTCCCAAACCGATTCGGAAGTAGTGGTTAATTTATTGGAAGAAACCGAATTGCCGCTGATGCAGGCGTTGGATGTGGTATTACCCCGTTTGCGCGGCGCTTATGCTTTGGTTATGCTGGATCTTTGGCAACCGGATCGTATTGTTGTGGCGCGCAAAGACAACCCGGTGGTCATCGGTTTGGGCAAAGGTGAAAATTATGTTGCTTCCGATATTCCGGCGCTGCTGCCCTATACGCGCGAAATGATTTTTCTGAATGACGGCGAACGCGCCGTGATAACCAAAGAAAAGGTGATCTTTTACCAGCAGGACGGCGGCGAAATTGAAAAGCAGCCGCAGGAAATTACCTGGACGGCGGAAGCGGCCGATAAAGTCGGTTTTGAACACTATATGCTGAAAGAGATACATGAACAGCCCAAAGTACTGCGCGAAACAATGAGAGAACGCATGCCGAATGCCGACGGCAGAAAGTTCTTCGCTGAAATGGATGCTTTTCCCTGGGACTGGCAGCAGGTGAACCACATTCATATCGTGGCATGCGGTACAGCGTATTACGCCGGTATGGCAGGTAAATATATGATTGAGCGCGTTGCCCGTATTCCGGTGGAAGTGGATATGGCGTCGGAATTTCGTTATCGGGAGCCCATCCTGAAGACTAGCGATGTGGTGATTATTATCAGTCAATCCGGTGAGACGGCGGATACCCTGGGCGCGTTGCGTGAAGCGCAGCGTAGAGGCGCTAAAGTCCTGGCCGTGACCAATGTCATGGGCAGCACGGTTTCCCGTGAAGCCGATTTTGTTGTCTATACCCAAGCCGGTCCGGAAATTGCCGTGGCGTCCACCAAAGCCTATATTTCCCAGTTGCTGATTATGTTAATGCTGGCCTTCAAATTAGGCAATCTGCGCGGTCAGGTAACGGATACGGAATTAGCGCTGTGGATGGAAAAACTGCGCGTCCTGCCTTATTGGGTGGAGAAAGTATTGCTGCAGGAAAAAATAATTGCCGATTGGGCCAGGCAAATCGCAGGATATCAGAACTTCTTCTTTATCGGACGCGACCTGGATTACGCTTTGGCCCTGGAAGGCGCCTTGAAATTAAAGGAAATTTCCTATATTCATGCGGAAGCCTATGCGGCCGGTGAATTGAAGCATGGTCCGCTGGCCTTGATTTCCGGCGGCACTCCGGTGGTCGCCCTGACGACCCAGAGCCGTTTGGTGGAAAAAGCGCTGAGCAATATTGAAGTGGTCAAAGCCCGCGGTGCATTGGTTTATCATATTACCAATGCGGAAATCATCAGCCGCAGCGAAGACAACGAACATATCCTCGCTTTGCCTGAATTGGATGATCTTTTAATGCCGATTCTGGCGATTGTGCCGCTGCAGCTGCTAGCCTATCACGCGGCGGTGACCAAGGGCAACAATGTGGATAAACCGCGGAATTTAGCCAAGAGCGTTACCGTGGAATAA